Proteins from a single region of Hermetia illucens chromosome 3, iHerIll2.2.curated.20191125, whole genome shotgun sequence:
- the LOC119652802 gene encoding plastidic glucose transporter 4-like, which translates to MNNQGVSGVPATAGRTQTKRQEQAFFGGAMVIMTTGLFIAQTSYIWFMPNQWAFYGLNTAGYVHALVSWNVAFIMGSALAAFAVWKFQKDKIYYLSAILVTIGGVLMIPSWDSAAPLILARYIAGIGQGLAFLPTIIHASEVSPSDFRGTTLGSISFYLVCSGVIGFAMIDMLIYIGSMDFFVDQVLGILTLCFGLISIVLNYFRCIESPVYHLQNNDTSSAISCLAKLNVDHPSSPNVASDLVHLQAFVDGQRRFSGSLRPFIRVVALRAVYALSTLTVFNLFTNMFLVGELHQNTLLIAFLVRFSGEAIGIYSVDKAGRRILLLISFGGCVASFVVIGGLFLGDVDYSIIVTGGAFSMVFNFFLGLGLSHISVIYMGESFAVDRKPFYIFVALFLENVIQIVAMVICCYVTIEVAPAYLIVAAVQIVVGGMVCWKTPETKRLTLNESRDILE; encoded by the exons GTGCGATGGTTATTATGACCACTGGATTATTCATAGCACAGACTTCATACATTTGGTTTATGCCCAATCAGTGGGCTTTCTACGGACTGAATACTGCAGGATACGTTCATGCTCTTGTTAGTTGGAATGTAGCATTCATAATGGGTTCAGCATTAGCTGCATTTGCGGTttggaaatttcaaaaagataAAATCTAC TATCTTTCAGCCATTCTAGTCACAATTGGTGGCGTACTTATGATACCATCATGGGATTCAGCAGCACCACTCATACTAGCTCGATACATCGCAGGCATTGGACAAGGATTAGCATTTTTGCCTACAATCATCCACGCATCAGAAGTATCCCCATCAGACTTTCGTGGAACAACACTTGGATCCATTAGCTTTTACTTAGTTTGTTCTGGTGTAATTGGTTTCGCCATGATTGACATGCTCATCTACATCGGTTCAATGGACTTTTTTGTTGATCAAGTGCTCGGAATCCTGACGCTCTGCTTCGGACTGATCAGCATTGTCCTTAACTACTTCAGATGCATCGAATCGCCAGTCTATCATTTACAGAACAATGACACCAGCAGCGCTATCTCTTGTTTGGCGAAATTAAACGTAGATCACCCTTCATCACCCAATGTGGCTAGTGACCTTGTGCATCTGCAGGCTTTCGTTGATGGACAAAGACGGTTCAGTGGAAGTCTGAGACCCTTTATAAGGGTAGTGGCCTTACGCGCAGTTTATGCTTTATCCACACTAACCGTCTTCAATTTGTTCACGAATATGTTCCTCGTCGGAGAGTTGCACCAGAATACGTTGCTGATTGCCTTCTTGGTTAGATTTTCTGGTGAGGCCATCGGTATTTACTCTGTGGACAAAGCTGGACGACGTATATTGTTGCTGATTTCATTTGGAGGATGTGTTGCATCGTTCGTTGTGATTGGCGGCTTGTTTCTCGGTGATGTTGACTATTCGATAATTGTAACTGGCGGTGCTTTCTCCATGGTATTTAACTTCTTCTTGGGACTTGGATTGAGCCACATTTCTGTGATTTACATGGGAGAGAGTTTTGCTGTTGATCGAAAACCATTTTATATCTTTGTAGCACTGTTTTTGGAAAACGTGATACAAATAGTTGCAATGGTAATATGTTGCTATGTCACCATTGAGGTCGCGCCAGCCTATTTGATCGTGGCCGCTGTGCAGATAGTAGTTGGGGGCATGGTGTGCTGGAAGACTCCAGAAACGAAACGCTTGACATTGAACGAGAGCCGTGATATTTTGGAATGA